In the Pseudochaenichthys georgianus chromosome 1, fPseGeo1.2, whole genome shotgun sequence genome, one interval contains:
- the misp3 gene encoding uncharacterized protein misp3 → MATKPLAWQDQGPLNTLEEGVNEFWAQGVAGATKSSLQDKEAPRAEPEEDINVQELGARCSPNDTADATESENQELTRMCVCTPRETQEMVTELEQAAQLSEALQAQEESEKSTDPCEDAFPPPPAFISAPSTEDCFEKKSFSSLEGEVAAWISDAEIISDPIENPLSPDRQISPEAPPLLPEPVNRETDSSSEEMTGDNMRTEGNSSQLNVLQDSFNSEPDNMSRVSAAAINSTVHHSPSDRNNSDDECSAPIADKSKEKKEVSIDIMSCQQQSRSKSFEASYSAFEQDPTSSTVHSVKHQEELLSQSPSQPAPRGENQEAAQQVHGQSSSPLSTVAMELCKWGGAASQGPGCLVAVRERHSGAGESTEGESKQTGGEGGQRERGLERNRLLEQQHGGGLLTKTHRAQEVKPGKHSFVYSKHTRMESDSYDDSQSDSGVSADFSPCSTLEGNTTISPAAAPKETPIEREIRRAIEREHSLRRSRGLPNPPTVPEYVEIPLRKTVLCQSITLNSERCQGKDRQFAGKKMQQEIHEETQREQDLVKLGTVPGFYDKGTVRQLKERKQLFEAFQKPDDSTLSLSARSQAMSWSSVSDISTLEDQEDISSQASTIRGSHVERIHTQSQNLTKGGGTPRGAGYSEGKGCQVIILENNLSVPALKLYHTKPEAQPVTVVDSGRSNFTSSRTGGHDGIKVREHEKEEVEDEGAPKENPFFKLRSSTNLVKVEKDIREGQEREKELHKQRTSLYGGTEGPMVAEGGGGPVIAAEGKTPTLSSSSLNGLAVPELPVSSSRQGTRPTAARQSVGRLGMWPPPQSEEEKINRPEVLQGSLTPRQKTSLVQRWESGLVNGHNTEDD, encoded by the exons ATGGCAACAAAGCCATTGGCTTGGCAGGATCAGGGTCCTCTCAACACACTAGAGGAGGGGGTCAATGAGTTCTGGGCGCAAGGTGTAGCAGGTGCAACCAAAAGCTCACTGCAAGATAAAGAGGCTCCCAGGGCAGAACCTGAAGAGGACATAAACGTCCAGGAGCTTGGAGCTCGATGCTCGCCTAACGACACAGCTGATGCAACTGAATCAGAAAACCAGGAATTaacaagaatgtgtgtgtgcaccccCAGGGAGACACAAGAGATGGTGACAGAATTAGAACAAGCTGCCCAACTTTCAGAAGCATTACAGGCTCAAGAGGAATCGGAGAAGTCTACTGATCCATGTGAGGATGCTTTCCCGCCTCCTCCAGCCTTTATTAGTGCTCCATCAACAGAGGACTGCTTTGAGAAAAAGAGCTTTTCTAGCCTAGAGGGGGAGGTGGCTGCGTGGATCAGTGATGCTGAGATCATATCAGACCCAATAGAAAACCCTCTGTCTCCTGATAGACAGATTAGTCCAGAAgcgcctcctcttctccctgagCCGGTAAATAGAGAAACAGATTCATCATCTGAGGAGATGACAGGAGATAATATGAGAACAGAGGGAAATAGCTCACAGCTGAACGTCTTACAGGATAGTTTCAACAGTGAACCAGATAATATGTCAAGGGTTTCCGCTGCAGCAATAAATTCAACTGTTCATCATTCTCCCTCTGATAGAAACAACTCAGATGATGAGTGCTCTGCTCCTATTGCTGATAAAAGCAAGGAAAAAAAGGAAGTGAGCATAGATATTATGTCTTGTCAACAGCAATCAAGATCCAAGTCTTTCGAGGCCTCATATTCTGCCTTTGAACAAGACCCaacctcctctacagttcactCTGTCAAACATCAGGAGGAGCTGTTGTCCCAGAGTCCAAGTCAACCTGCCCCCAGGGGAGAAAACCAGGAAGCGGCACAACAGGTGCACGGCCAGAGCTCCTCACCTTTGTCAACTGTTGCCATGGAGCTGTGTAAATGGGGCGGGGCAGCTTCTCAAGGCCCTGGTTGTTTGGTAGCTGTGAGAGAAAGGCACAGTGGGGCGGGGGAAAGCACAGAGGGAGAGAGCAAGCAAACAGGTGGAGAGGGAGGGCAGAGAGAAAGGGGACTTGAAAGGAACAGGTTGCTTGAGCAGCAACACGGTGGAGGACTGTTAACAAAAACACACCGAGCACAAGAGGTTAAGCCAGGAAAACACAGCTTTGTGTATTCTAAACACACCAGGATGGAGAGTGACTCGTATGATGACAGCCAGAGTGACAGTGGGGTTTCAGCTGACTTCTCACCATGCAGCACTTTGGAGGGCAACACCACCATCTCTCCAGCAGCGGCACCCAAAGAGACTCCCATTGAGAGGGAGATCCGACGGGCTATAGAGCGTGAACACAGCCTGAGAAGGTCCAGAGGGCTACCAAATCCACCTACAGTACCAGAGTATGTAGAGATCCCTCTGAGGAAAACTGTTCTCTGTCAGTCTATCACTCTAAACTCTGAGAGGTGTCAAGGCAAAGACAGGCAGTTTGCAGGCAAGAAGATGCAGCAAGAGATCCACGAGGAGACCCAGAGGGAGCAGGATCTGGTGAAGCTTGGAACAGTTCCAGGTTTCTATGACAAAGGCACGGTACGCCAACTCAAAGAGAGAAAACAACTTTTTGAGGCCTTTCAGAAGCCGGATGACTCAACTCTAAGTCTGTCAGCCAGGAGTCAGGCCATGTCCTGGTCCTCTGTCAGTGACATTTCAACCCTGGAGGACCAGGAGGACATCTCATCACAGGCGTCCACCATAAGAGGCTCACATGTGGAGAGGATTCACACACAGAGTCAAAACCTAACAAAAGGGGGGGGCACTCCGCGAGGAGCGGGCTATTCTGAGGGGAAAGGCTGTCAGGTTATTATCCTGGAGAACAATCTGAGTGTCCCAGCGCTGAAGCTCTACCACACCAAGCCAGAGGCACAGCCCGTCACTGTCGTCGACTCTGGAAGATCTAACTTCACATCGTCCAGAACAGGAGGCCATGATGGGATTAAAGTGAGAGAGCACGAAAAGGAGGAGGTAGAAGATGAGGGGGCACCCAAGGAGAACCCCTTTTTCAAGCTGCGCTCCTCAACAAATTTGGTTAAAGTAGAGAAGGATATCCGGGAGGGTCAAGAGAGGGAGAAGGAGCTTCACAAGCAGAGGACCAGCCTGTATGGGGGCACAGAGGGCCCAATGGTAGCGGAGGGAGGTGGGGGGCCAGTCATTGCTGCAGAAGGAAAGACTCCCACGTTATCTTCTTCTTCACTGAATGGACTGGCTGTTCCCGAATTACCCGTCTCATCATCCAGACAGGGAACGAGACCCACGGCAG CACGCCAGTCAGTTGGCAGGTTAGGCATGTGGCCCCCGCCCCAGTCTGAAGAGGAGAAGATTAACCGGCCAGAG GTCCTCCAGGGTTCCCTGACCCCCAGACAGAAGACTTCTCTGGTGCAGCGCTGGGAGTCCGGTCTAGTCAACGGACACAACACAGAGGATGACTGA
- the LOC117446467 gene encoding uncharacterized protein isoform X2 has product MLYRNETEVDSQVLESGAEEVHFTVKENNTVQLFCCIYIEQGCFSAFSPYLHLEKTRDTASPRSMPSPVLSVNPSTSQVKRGDTLSFSCSVPVPPQSQSRSNLGNRPMTFLLLRAAKQPGATSVILQPQASLVSNHDPQPGVFTVGPVTGGEEGEYTCLYQVNSRRGLVNSTVSNTVLISITDALPVPTLVLEQQTAVWHLLCTGSAAYPGAAFSLYVADNEFLVDTHKVTLIHHQATFPVPVQETPVAFYQCQYNVLLAGKWSNSPRSLPLAVTRGIPPPSSTDFSAVDWPLVLGSFSAVVLFLCSVILVVVVARRQINAAAEEKKRREEAHFWTQVHAKDHVVDLTLRRTSITQEWASVDSPTETASRSPLWTSLSTFTTPIHPYH; this is encoded by the exons ATGTTGTACCGAAACGAAACAGAG GTGGACTCTCAGGTGCTGGAGTCTGGTGCTGAGGAGGTTCATTTCACTGTGAAGGAAAATAATACAGTGCAACTCTTCTGCTGTATCTACATAGAACAGGGTTGTTTCAGTGCCTTCAGTCCCTATTTACATCTGGAGAAGACAAGAG ATACAGCCTCCCCTCGGTCCATGCCCTCTCCAGTGTTGTCAGTGAATCCCTCCACTAGTCAGGTGAAGCGTGGGGACACTCTGTCCTTCAGCTGCTCTGTCCCTGTCCCGCCTCAGTCTCAGTCCCGGTCTAATCTTGGCAACCGACCCATGACCTTCCTTCTGCTGAGGGCCGCTAAGCAACCGGGGGCCACATCTGTAATCCTCCAGCCTCAAGCCAGTCTGGTATCAAACCATGACCCCCAGCCAGGAGTCTTCACTGTGGGGCCGGTGACGGGTGGAGAGGAGGGGGAGTACACCTGCCTTTACCAGGTCAATTCAAGAAGGGGATTGGTTAATTCTACTGTCAGCAACACAGTTCTAATCTCTATTACAG aTGCGTTGCCTGTTCCCACCCTCGTCCTCGAGCAGCAGACGGCTGTGTGGCATTTGCTCTGCACAGGCTCTGCTGCGTACCCCGGTGCTGCGTTCTCCCTCTACGTGGCTGATAATGAATTTCTTGTTGACACTCACAAAGTCACCTTGATCCACCATCAGGCCACCTTCCCAGTGCCGGTCCAGGAAACTCCGGTGGCTTTCTACCAGTGCCAGTACAATGTCCTCCTGGCGGGGAAATGGAGCAACTCTCCACGCAGCCTCCCTTTAGCTGTAACCAGAG GAATTCCTCCTCCATCATCAACAG ATTTTTCCGCTGTGGACTGGCCTCTTGTACTGGGGTCTTTCTCCGCTGTGGTGTTGTTCCTCTGCTCAGTGATACTCGTGGTTGTAGTGGCACGCAGGCAAA tcaaTGCAGCAGCTGAGGAAAAGAAGAGAAG AGAGGAAGCACACTTCTGGACTCAAGTTCATGCAAAGGACCATGTTGTGG ACCTTACACTCAGGCGTACAAGTATCACTCAG GAATGGGCCAGTGTGGACTCACCTACAGAGACGGCCTCCAGATCCCCTTTATGGACCTCGCTCTCCACATTCACAACCCCGATCCATCCCTACCATTAG
- the LOC117446467 gene encoding uncharacterized protein isoform X1 yields MQAVSVGQSFWIYTLLFTFLQLWGRLSASTSSPTLTSPTLDIYSRSKGSVVLVCRAPDGQRGVKFMLYRNETEVDSQVLESGAEEVHFTVKENNTVQLFCCIYIEQGCFSAFSPYLHLEKTRDTASPRSMPSPVLSVNPSTSQVKRGDTLSFSCSVPVPPQSQSRSNLGNRPMTFLLLRAAKQPGATSVILQPQASLVSNHDPQPGVFTVGPVTGGEEGEYTCLYQVNSRRGLVNSTVSNTVLISITDALPVPTLVLEQQTAVWHLLCTGSAAYPGAAFSLYVADNEFLVDTHKVTLIHHQATFPVPVQETPVAFYQCQYNVLLAGKWSNSPRSLPLAVTRGIPPPSSTDFSAVDWPLVLGSFSAVVLFLCSVILVVVVARRQINAAAEEKKRREEAHFWTQVHAKDHVVDLTLRRTSITQEWASVDSPTETASRSPLWTSLSTFTTPIHPYH; encoded by the exons AAGGTCAAAGGGCTCGGTGGTTCTGGTCTGCCGGGCCCCAGATGGTCAGAGAGGGGTTAAGTTTATGTTGTACCGAAACGAAACAGAG GTGGACTCTCAGGTGCTGGAGTCTGGTGCTGAGGAGGTTCATTTCACTGTGAAGGAAAATAATACAGTGCAACTCTTCTGCTGTATCTACATAGAACAGGGTTGTTTCAGTGCCTTCAGTCCCTATTTACATCTGGAGAAGACAAGAG ATACAGCCTCCCCTCGGTCCATGCCCTCTCCAGTGTTGTCAGTGAATCCCTCCACTAGTCAGGTGAAGCGTGGGGACACTCTGTCCTTCAGCTGCTCTGTCCCTGTCCCGCCTCAGTCTCAGTCCCGGTCTAATCTTGGCAACCGACCCATGACCTTCCTTCTGCTGAGGGCCGCTAAGCAACCGGGGGCCACATCTGTAATCCTCCAGCCTCAAGCCAGTCTGGTATCAAACCATGACCCCCAGCCAGGAGTCTTCACTGTGGGGCCGGTGACGGGTGGAGAGGAGGGGGAGTACACCTGCCTTTACCAGGTCAATTCAAGAAGGGGATTGGTTAATTCTACTGTCAGCAACACAGTTCTAATCTCTATTACAG aTGCGTTGCCTGTTCCCACCCTCGTCCTCGAGCAGCAGACGGCTGTGTGGCATTTGCTCTGCACAGGCTCTGCTGCGTACCCCGGTGCTGCGTTCTCCCTCTACGTGGCTGATAATGAATTTCTTGTTGACACTCACAAAGTCACCTTGATCCACCATCAGGCCACCTTCCCAGTGCCGGTCCAGGAAACTCCGGTGGCTTTCTACCAGTGCCAGTACAATGTCCTCCTGGCGGGGAAATGGAGCAACTCTCCACGCAGCCTCCCTTTAGCTGTAACCAGAG GAATTCCTCCTCCATCATCAACAG ATTTTTCCGCTGTGGACTGGCCTCTTGTACTGGGGTCTTTCTCCGCTGTGGTGTTGTTCCTCTGCTCAGTGATACTCGTGGTTGTAGTGGCACGCAGGCAAA tcaaTGCAGCAGCTGAGGAAAAGAAGAGAAG AGAGGAAGCACACTTCTGGACTCAAGTTCATGCAAAGGACCATGTTGTGG ACCTTACACTCAGGCGTACAAGTATCACTCAG GAATGGGCCAGTGTGGACTCACCTACAGAGACGGCCTCCAGATCCCCTTTATGGACCTCGCTCTCCACATTCACAACCCCGATCCATCCCTACCATTAG